A section of the Ornithinimicrobium sufpigmenti genome encodes:
- a CDS encoding YcaO-like family protein, translated as MTALAAAPPQPVDALLLTLIRAGRATETSGARTVELFADDSELLLGVPPATEQHGCLDCATLWRQDTSALTPGTGARDWLTTPPWSDLVHALLGHHTRALQGPAATPHTFTTALQTAVTTPVPGATVTVLRRDDATVDSYRFLRHPACLRCGPLADRSTATALDLRSPQPALAGTLRVRPLETERWLERIADPRHGPVPLSYRDERSPLSLVTAEFVAPGSRMREHGYGRASDFAASVGPALLEGIERVLGARRAPGVPIRVASARELGADALDLASIGLHEPEAWESGDLRQWTPDTVTTWVGAWSVGTARPVWVPEQVAYWRAPHGQGRFIYESSNGCAVGGSLEEAALHAYYEVVERDAFLLTWYSRTRLQRIEGIGEDPQVGHLMDLLEAEGLDVQVLDMTTDHEVPTALAVITAPDRLAHEDLFPSLSLASATHADGRQAVRTALEEVATNVLMYRRWTDLRPSVSMRRCRPMLDDFDRVEVLEDHTGLHSLPEARPLNEFLRCSAGVVGMEQFCGSPVADDVAAQLTGHVDRLRALGTDLIVVDQTDDTFTSQVPVHAVKAVVPGAVPMTFGHRHRRLRGLPRLRHAAELLRGGVPWHAAGEIVPTPHPFP; from the coding sequence ATGACTGCCCTCGCGGCAGCGCCGCCGCAGCCGGTGGACGCGCTGCTCCTGACCCTCATCCGGGCCGGCCGTGCCACCGAGACGTCGGGCGCCCGCACCGTCGAGCTGTTCGCCGACGATTCCGAGCTGCTCCTCGGCGTGCCACCGGCGACGGAGCAGCACGGCTGCCTGGACTGCGCGACCCTGTGGCGTCAGGACACCAGCGCCCTCACGCCCGGCACCGGCGCCCGTGACTGGCTGACCACACCGCCGTGGTCGGATCTGGTCCACGCCCTCCTCGGGCACCACACCCGGGCGCTGCAAGGTCCAGCAGCAACACCGCATACCTTCACCACAGCGCTCCAGACCGCCGTCACCACGCCCGTTCCTGGCGCGACCGTGACCGTCCTGCGCCGCGACGACGCCACCGTGGACTCCTACCGGTTCCTCCGGCACCCGGCCTGCCTCCGCTGCGGCCCCCTGGCGGACCGCTCCACCGCCACCGCGCTGGACCTTCGCAGTCCGCAACCCGCCCTCGCGGGCACGCTACGCGTCCGGCCGCTGGAGACCGAGCGCTGGCTGGAGCGGATCGCCGACCCGCGACACGGCCCCGTGCCGCTGTCCTACCGCGACGAACGGTCGCCGCTGTCGCTGGTCACGGCCGAGTTCGTGGCTCCGGGCTCCCGGATGCGCGAGCACGGGTACGGCCGGGCCAGTGACTTCGCCGCCTCGGTCGGGCCGGCCCTGCTCGAGGGCATCGAGCGGGTGCTGGGCGCTCGTCGGGCGCCGGGCGTGCCGATCCGGGTCGCCAGCGCCCGAGAGCTCGGCGCCGACGCCCTGGACCTGGCCTCGATCGGCCTGCACGAGCCGGAGGCGTGGGAGTCCGGGGACCTGCGGCAGTGGACGCCGGACACCGTCACGACCTGGGTAGGGGCCTGGTCCGTGGGCACCGCCCGGCCGGTGTGGGTGCCCGAGCAGGTGGCGTACTGGCGGGCACCGCACGGGCAGGGCCGGTTCATCTACGAGTCGTCCAACGGGTGCGCCGTGGGCGGTTCGCTTGAGGAGGCCGCGCTTCACGCCTACTACGAGGTGGTGGAGCGGGACGCCTTCCTGCTCACCTGGTACTCCCGGACCCGGTTGCAGCGGATCGAGGGCATCGGAGAAGACCCGCAGGTCGGACACCTGATGGACCTGCTCGAGGCCGAGGGACTCGACGTGCAGGTGCTCGACATGACCACCGACCACGAGGTGCCGACCGCGCTCGCCGTCATCACGGCTCCGGACCGGCTCGCCCACGAGGACCTTTTCCCCTCGCTGAGCCTCGCCTCCGCCACGCACGCCGACGGTCGCCAGGCGGTGCGCACGGCGCTGGAGGAGGTGGCGACCAATGTGCTGATGTACCGCCGCTGGACCGACCTGCGGCCGTCGGTGTCGATGCGCCGCTGCCGCCCGATGCTGGACGACTTCGACCGGGTGGAGGTGCTGGAGGACCACACGGGTCTGCACAGCCTGCCAGAGGCCCGCCCGCTCAACGAGTTCCTGCGGTGCTCCGCCGGAGTGGTGGGTATGGAGCAGTTCTGCGGCTCCCCGGTCGCCGACGACGTCGCCGCGCAGCTGACGGGGCACGTCGACCGGCTGCGCGCCCTGGGCACGGACCTCATCGTGGTCGACCAGACCGACGACACCTTCACCTCCCAGGTCCCGGTGCACGCCGTCAAGGCGGTCGTCCCGGGCGCGGTGCCGATGACCTTCGGCCACCGTCACCGACGGCTGCGGGGCCTCCCGCGGCTGCGCCACGCCGCCGAGCTCCTTCGAGGAGGTGTCCCATGGCACGCAGCCGGCGAGATCGTCCCGACCCCGCACCCGTTCCCGTGA
- a CDS encoding lantibiotic dehydratase C-terminal domain-containing protein, with translation MTPLPSTVMRSLRVNYHAPDKTALLHDCLLPLARAARSRPGVHSAWVQSHWRFGPHVSFYVHGERGTVDQLLTEVRYAVSHLVQAVPSEQPVTDEEWGAASVELGRLELVEPPYVPVRADNTTELVDGGPTDTFLRTTRAVEVKGRVLGAGLDCLLDDEGQPLQGRAATDAAFRGMAALASSYPTWGLVSGYQAFLSHWKEYLYWVDEDARLSSPLMQAWQEQSVNLNALVQLAHERRPGTSTGDHVLDRWFAWIDAELPDAEALAATGDVLPYPHSSRLERAATFGDATRIQWSGSDEREYSDFHTAFRQLDFSKLGNGTDFAAYRFLINTFFELLPLMGITPMQRYSLAFMFTESAQAVVGERWEETIAKAVARQKAADPEVEPTLPWRGEHV, from the coding sequence ATGACACCCCTTCCCAGCACCGTCATGCGCTCGCTGCGCGTGAACTACCACGCACCCGACAAGACCGCCTTATTGCACGACTGCCTCCTGCCGCTGGCGCGCGCGGCGCGGTCCCGGCCCGGGGTGCACTCGGCCTGGGTCCAGTCGCACTGGCGCTTCGGCCCGCACGTGTCCTTCTACGTGCACGGCGAGCGGGGCACGGTCGACCAGCTGCTCACCGAGGTCCGGTATGCCGTCTCGCACCTCGTCCAGGCAGTCCCGTCCGAGCAGCCGGTCACCGACGAGGAGTGGGGCGCAGCCTCCGTCGAGCTGGGCCGGCTCGAGCTGGTCGAGCCGCCCTACGTCCCCGTCCGTGCGGACAACACGACGGAGCTGGTCGACGGAGGGCCGACCGACACCTTCCTGCGCACGACCCGGGCCGTGGAGGTCAAGGGCCGGGTGCTCGGGGCGGGGCTGGACTGCCTGCTCGACGACGAGGGCCAGCCGCTGCAGGGCCGGGCAGCGACGGACGCCGCCTTCCGCGGTATGGCGGCGCTGGCCTCCAGCTACCCGACCTGGGGTCTGGTCTCGGGCTACCAGGCCTTCCTGTCCCACTGGAAGGAGTACCTCTACTGGGTCGACGAGGACGCCCGGCTGAGCTCGCCGCTGATGCAGGCCTGGCAGGAGCAGAGCGTCAACCTCAACGCCCTCGTCCAGCTGGCCCACGAGCGACGGCCCGGGACCAGCACGGGCGACCACGTCCTGGACCGGTGGTTCGCCTGGATCGACGCCGAGCTGCCGGACGCCGAGGCGCTGGCGGCGACCGGCGACGTGCTGCCCTACCCGCACTCCTCCCGGCTGGAACGGGCGGCCACCTTCGGCGACGCCACCCGCATCCAGTGGTCCGGCTCCGACGAGCGCGAGTACAGCGACTTCCACACCGCCTTCCGACAGCTGGACTTCTCCAAGCTCGGCAACGGCACCGACTTCGCCGCCTACCGCTTCCTCATCAACACCTTCTTCGAGCTGCTGCCCCTGATGGGCATCACCCCGATGCAGCGCTACTCCCTGGCGTTCATGTTCACCGAGTCGGCCCAGGCCGTCGTCGGGGAGCGCTGGGAGGAGACGATCGCCAAGGCGGTCGCCCGGCAGAAGGCCGCCGACCCCGAGGTGGAGCCGACCCTGCCCTGGAGGGGCGAGCATGTCTGA